In Magnetospirillum sp. XM-1, a single window of DNA contains:
- a CDS encoding RNA-directed DNA polymerase has protein sequence MITQQPSDITVSQLFEAYYDCRRHKRNTASALDFEMALENNLMDLLAELQAGTWMPGPATVFAITRPRPREVWAAQFRDRIVHHLVYRAVNPLFEPAFIADSCACIKGRGTLYGAERLHRHLRSATENWSKPAFYLKADIANFFGSIRHADLFAMLALRIKDTTMLELCRKLVFQDVRRDAIVKDGAGTLALVPPHKSLFQAPPGIGLPIGNLSSQFFANVYLDSLDQMIKRRLGMRHYVRYVDDMVLIHPEPKALLAAADAIRDHLSGIGLRLAEHKTFVAPVAKGVDFVGHVIRPHRRQGRPRTHRAALRRLMEIPAEDFMPSCNSYLGLFRHGGSRNQIIALARIALRRRHWVAADLTKVGARHISTPRTAP, from the coding sequence ATGATCACGCAACAGCCGTCAGACATCACCGTGTCCCAGCTTTTCGAGGCCTATTACGACTGCCGGCGCCACAAGCGCAACACGGCTTCCGCCCTGGACTTCGAGATGGCGCTGGAAAACAACCTGATGGACCTGCTGGCCGAGCTGCAGGCCGGCACCTGGATGCCGGGACCGGCGACCGTCTTCGCCATCACCCGCCCCCGGCCGCGCGAGGTGTGGGCCGCCCAGTTCCGCGACCGCATCGTCCACCACCTGGTCTATCGCGCCGTCAACCCGCTGTTCGAGCCGGCGTTCATCGCCGATTCCTGCGCCTGCATCAAGGGACGCGGCACGCTGTACGGCGCCGAGCGCCTGCACCGCCACCTACGCTCGGCCACCGAGAACTGGAGCAAGCCGGCCTTCTATCTGAAAGCCGACATCGCCAATTTCTTCGGCTCGATCCGCCACGCCGACCTGTTCGCCATGCTGGCCCTCCGGATCAAGGACACCACCATGCTGGAATTGTGCCGCAAGCTGGTGTTCCAGGACGTGCGCCGGGACGCCATCGTCAAGGACGGCGCCGGAACCCTGGCCCTGGTTCCGCCGCACAAAAGCCTGTTCCAGGCACCGCCCGGCATCGGCTTGCCCATCGGCAACCTGTCCAGCCAGTTCTTCGCCAACGTCTACCTGGACAGCCTGGATCAGATGATCAAGCGACGCCTCGGCATGCGCCACTACGTCCGCTACGTCGATGACATGGTCCTGATCCACCCCGAGCCCAAGGCGCTGCTGGCCGCCGCAGATGCCATCCGGGACCACCTGTCCGGCATCGGCCTGCGGCTCGCCGAGCACAAGACCTTCGTGGCGCCGGTCGCCAAGGGCGTCGATTTCGTCGGCCACGTCATCCGTCCGCACCGCCGCCAGGGCCGCCCCAGAACCCACCGCGCCGCCCTGCGCCGGCTGATGGAGATCCCGGCCGAGGACTTCATGCCGTCCTGCAACAGCTATCTCGGCCTGTTCCGCCACGGCGGCAGCCGCAACCAGATCATCGCGCTCGCCCGGATCGCGCTCCGGCGCCGCCACTGGGTGGCCGCCGACCTGACCAAGGTGGGCGCCCGCCACATCTCCACGCCGAGGACCGCGCCATGA
- a CDS encoding Lar family restriction alleviation protein, whose protein sequence is MTTQTLKPCPFCGNTAPVIRSNGIGDYYVYCDDDEEVGGCGAHTSDRRAEQKSIAAKRWNQRTGN, encoded by the coding sequence ATGACCACCCAGACGCTTAAGCCTTGCCCGTTTTGCGGCAACACCGCCCCAGTTATCCGGTCCAATGGGATCGGCGACTACTACGTCTATTGCGATGATGACGAAGAGGTCGGCGGATGCGGCGCCCACACCAGCGACCGCCGCGCCGAACAGAAATCCATTGCCGCGAAGCGGTGGAACCAGCGCACGGGCAACTGA
- a CDS encoding ASCH domain-containing protein, which translates to MRAITLHQPWASLIAIGAKTFETRSFPPPAKLIGQRIAIHAAVRDPVKIYMEMYRANDPAWEPICNALDDAGFDGLNWSLLPLGAAVATAVLTGAYQLGDGGQVVQRRGTGPQYLTLKTDHFGDYTPGRWAWLLTDVQPLATPIPAKGKQGWWEWDEIHGG; encoded by the coding sequence ATGCGCGCCATCACCCTGCACCAGCCCTGGGCCTCGCTGATCGCCATCGGCGCGAAGACGTTCGAGACGCGCAGCTTTCCACCGCCGGCCAAGTTGATCGGCCAGCGCATCGCCATCCACGCGGCGGTGCGCGATCCGGTCAAGATTTACATGGAGATGTACCGGGCCAACGACCCCGCATGGGAGCCGATCTGCAACGCTCTCGACGATGCCGGATTCGATGGCCTGAACTGGTCCCTTCTCCCGCTTGGCGCCGCCGTCGCCACCGCTGTGCTGACCGGGGCGTATCAACTCGGAGATGGCGGGCAGGTTGTCCAGCGGCGGGGCACCGGCCCGCAGTACTTGACCCTCAAGACCGACCACTTTGGAGATTACACCCCCGGCCGCTGGGCGTGGCTGCTGACCGATGTTCAGCCCTTGGCCACGCCGATCCCCGCCAAGGGGAAACAGGGCTGGTGGGAGTGGGATGAGATCCATGGCGGCTGA
- a CDS encoding phosphoadenosine phosphosulfate reductase family protein, giving the protein MAADLFAGSQRLQMTESIELTVQSLLAYAHDHDHWGMAWSGGKDSSATVTLICWLIDTGKIPAPMSFTVFYADTRMELTPLAIAALQIMDELRDRGIEVHVVRAPLDKRFFVYILGRGVPPPNNNTLRWCTRQIKIDPMGEAVACKLDEIERNHNGGPDLDGAAAPKPFLMITGVRQGESAMRDRRIEMSCSKDGAECGQGWYQKTLPEAKGVRGRIATLAPLLHWRVCHVWEWLKHWAPQPQFGDWSTAMIADAYGGDEAEEINARTGCIGCPLAAKDMALDTILHNPSWAYLAPLKGLKPLYRELRMARNRLRQPGGERRQDGTLAKNQQRMGPLTFPARLMGLDRVLTIQAEVNAAAVRLGRPRLDLLDAKEEARIRELIAAKTWPDGWDGDEPTADTPLPAYFADGTIQHLLV; this is encoded by the coding sequence ATGGCGGCTGATCTCTTCGCCGGCAGCCAGCGGCTGCAGATGACCGAAAGCATCGAACTGACGGTGCAGTCGCTGCTGGCCTATGCCCATGATCATGACCACTGGGGCATGGCGTGGTCGGGCGGCAAGGATTCCAGCGCCACCGTGACGCTGATCTGCTGGCTGATCGACACCGGGAAGATTCCGGCGCCGATGTCGTTCACCGTGTTCTACGCCGACACCCGCATGGAACTGACGCCTCTGGCCATCGCCGCCCTGCAGATCATGGACGAGCTGCGGGACCGGGGAATCGAGGTCCATGTGGTCCGCGCCCCGCTCGACAAGCGGTTCTTCGTCTACATCCTCGGCCGGGGCGTGCCGCCACCCAATAACAACACGCTGCGCTGGTGTACCCGCCAGATCAAGATCGACCCCATGGGCGAGGCAGTGGCGTGCAAGCTCGACGAGATCGAGCGAAACCATAACGGTGGTCCTGACCTGGACGGCGCCGCCGCCCCGAAGCCGTTCCTGATGATCACCGGCGTCCGCCAGGGCGAGTCCGCCATGCGTGATCGCCGCATCGAGATGAGCTGCAGCAAGGACGGCGCCGAGTGCGGCCAGGGCTGGTACCAGAAGACGCTCCCCGAGGCCAAGGGCGTACGGGGCCGCATCGCCACCCTGGCTCCGCTGCTCCACTGGAGGGTCTGCCATGTGTGGGAGTGGCTGAAGCACTGGGCACCCCAGCCGCAGTTCGGCGACTGGTCCACCGCCATGATCGCTGACGCCTATGGCGGAGACGAGGCGGAGGAGATCAACGCCCGCACCGGCTGCATCGGCTGCCCCCTGGCCGCCAAGGACATGGCGCTGGATACCATCCTGCATAATCCGTCATGGGCCTATCTGGCGCCGCTGAAGGGCCTGAAGCCGCTCTACCGTGAACTGCGCATGGCCAGGAATCGCCTGCGCCAGCCGGGCGGCGAGCGCCGTCAGGACGGCACCCTGGCCAAGAACCAGCAGCGCATGGGTCCGCTGACCTTTCCGGCCCGCCTGATGGGCCTCGACCGCGTCTTGACCATCCAGGCCGAGGTAAACGCCGCCGCCGTCCGGCTCGGCCGCCCGCGCCTCGACCTGCTCGACGCCAAAGAGGAGGCCCGCATCCGCGAGCTGATCGCCGCCAAGACCTGGCCGGATGGCTGGGATGGCGACGAACCGACCGCCGACACCCCGCTGCCGGCGTACTTCGCCGACGGCACCATTCAACACCTGCTTGTTTAG
- a CDS encoding AlpA family transcriptional regulator — protein MAAYYCGLSPNTFDDRVKAGQFPQPHQDGRRMVWDLRELDKALDGDAVHHLDGMASAESQSQRDIAAAEAMALAAIQQSR, from the coding sequence ATGGCCGCCTATTATTGCGGCTTGTCGCCCAACACCTTCGACGACAGGGTGAAGGCCGGGCAGTTCCCCCAGCCGCACCAGGACGGACGCCGGATGGTTTGGGATCTCCGCGAGTTGGACAAGGCGCTTGACGGTGACGCCGTACACCATCTTGACGGCATGGCCTCCGCCGAGTCTCAATCACAACGTGACATCGCCGCCGCCGAGGCGATGGCGCTGGCCGCTATCCAGCAAAGCCGATGA
- a CDS encoding tyrosine-type recombinase/integrase: MMETTDMGRIDLPYLHAYRDRHGRMRHYYRRDGRRHPIKGEPGSAEFLAEYQRLHEAAEVKPTPKPGADTFGALVETYYVSPEFSHNLRTSTKAEYRRHIEPMRERWRNVPLIGITKKVVRSYRDSLAAQPVKANSALRVLKTLLAFAVDTELLAANPASKIKPLKVDSDGWLPWPEAALEKFSNKSRGAARIAFFLALETGQRRADVLSMRWDALTSDGGIMVKQAKTGAELWLPISPVLRVELERTRKEQAARVVERTKRKLQAATPLTIVARENGQPYTEDGFGTIWNREQHRVECPRLPFHGLRKNATIRLVENGHNPQQVAAITGHKTLEMIAHYGRRADQKRLAKATAQATDGRNGSDQ; encoded by the coding sequence ATGATGGAGACTACCGACATGGGGCGGATCGACCTGCCCTATCTTCACGCCTACCGGGACCGCCACGGCCGCATGCGCCACTACTATCGGCGCGACGGCCGGCGCCATCCGATCAAGGGCGAACCCGGTTCGGCCGAGTTTCTGGCCGAGTACCAGCGCCTGCACGAGGCGGCGGAGGTCAAGCCCACCCCGAAGCCCGGCGCCGATACCTTCGGCGCTCTGGTGGAAACCTACTACGTCTCGCCCGAGTTCAGCCATAACCTGCGGACCTCCACCAAGGCCGAGTACAGGCGCCATATCGAGCCCATGCGCGAGAGGTGGCGCAACGTGCCGCTGATCGGGATCACCAAGAAGGTGGTTCGCTCCTATCGCGACAGCCTGGCCGCCCAGCCGGTGAAGGCCAATAGCGCCCTTCGGGTGCTCAAGACTCTGCTCGCCTTCGCCGTCGATACCGAGTTGCTGGCCGCCAACCCGGCCAGCAAGATCAAGCCGCTGAAGGTCGACTCCGATGGCTGGCTGCCGTGGCCGGAAGCCGCGCTGGAAAAGTTCTCCAACAAGAGCCGTGGCGCGGCACGCATCGCCTTCTTTCTGGCGCTGGAGACCGGACAGCGCCGTGCCGACGTGCTGTCCATGCGCTGGGACGCGCTGACCTCGGACGGCGGCATCATGGTCAAGCAGGCCAAGACCGGCGCCGAGCTGTGGCTGCCGATCTCCCCGGTCCTTCGCGTCGAACTGGAGCGCACCCGCAAGGAACAGGCCGCGCGCGTCGTCGAGCGGACCAAGCGCAAGCTGCAGGCGGCCACCCCCTTGACCATCGTCGCCCGCGAGAACGGCCAGCCCTACACCGAGGACGGCTTCGGCACGATCTGGAACCGCGAGCAGCACCGCGTCGAGTGCCCGCGCCTGCCCTTCCATGGCCTGCGCAAGAACGCCACCATTCGCCTAGTCGAGAACGGCCACAACCCGCAACAGGTCGCGGCGATCACCGGCCACAAGACGCTGGAAATGATCGCCCATTACGGACGCCGGGCGGATCAGAAGCGGCTGGCCAAGGCGACGGCGCAAGCTACCGATGGTAGAAACGGGTCCGATCAGTGA
- a CDS encoding DUF192 domain-containing protein, which translates to MIRVLAAVIFVLLGTAASAAPVTFGASRLEVVAEGGKRHAFAVELAETPEQLSQGLMFRRDLPAGTGMLFDFGSPRQVSMWMKNTLIPLDMLFMDRGGRVVYVEQYAVPGSLEPRGPAEPVLGVLELPAGTARRLGLKPGDRVIHPMFERGR; encoded by the coding sequence ATGATTCGGGTGTTGGCGGCGGTGATTTTCGTCCTGCTCGGCACCGCCGCGTCGGCGGCCCCGGTGACCTTCGGCGCGTCGCGGCTGGAAGTGGTGGCGGAAGGCGGCAAGCGTCATGCCTTCGCCGTGGAACTGGCCGAGACCCCCGAGCAATTGTCCCAAGGCCTGATGTTTCGCCGCGACCTGCCGGCGGGCACGGGAATGCTGTTCGATTTCGGCAGTCCCCGCCAGGTCTCCATGTGGATGAAGAACACCCTGATTCCGCTGGACATGCTGTTCATGGACCGCGGCGGCCGGGTTGTTTACGTGGAGCAATACGCGGTTCCGGGCAGCCTGGAGCCGCGCGGCCCGGCCGAGCCGGTGCTCGGCGTGCTGGAACTGCCCGCCGGCACGGCCCGGCGGCTGGGGCTGAAGCCCGGAGACCGGGTGATCCATCCCATGTTCGAACGGGGGCGCTGA
- a CDS encoding response regulator transcription factor: protein MTAAPEIHVVDDDPAVRDSLRMLLEASGHTVKVYADAESFIAAGLNGNGPGCVVADVRMPGLSGLDLLRILQDRDIDLPLIVITGHADVSMAVQALKEGASDFIEKPFDDAIFLAAVNKALLGSQRAWVERRRLDGIEARANSLTPREYEVMILVAQGLSNKAAAAELGISVRTVEIHRARVMEKMAADSLSVLVRMVLELEESGRLVHDGDDEPETA from the coding sequence ATGACGGCGGCCCCCGAAATTCACGTGGTGGATGACGATCCCGCGGTGCGCGATTCCCTTCGCATGCTGCTCGAGGCCTCCGGGCACACGGTCAAGGTCTATGCCGATGCGGAGAGCTTCATCGCGGCGGGGCTGAACGGCAACGGCCCCGGCTGCGTGGTCGCCGACGTCCGCATGCCGGGCCTGAGCGGGCTCGACCTGCTGCGGATACTGCAGGACCGCGACATCGACCTGCCGCTGATCGTCATCACCGGCCATGCCGATGTCAGCATGGCCGTCCAGGCCCTCAAGGAGGGGGCTTCCGATTTCATCGAGAAGCCCTTCGACGACGCCATCTTCCTGGCCGCGGTGAACAAGGCCCTGCTCGGCAGCCAGCGCGCCTGGGTCGAGCGCCGCCGCCTCGACGGCATCGAGGCACGGGCCAATTCTCTGACGCCCCGCGAGTACGAGGTGATGATCCTGGTGGCCCAGGGCCTGTCCAACAAGGCCGCCGCCGCCGAATTGGGGATCAGCGTGCGTACCGTCGAGATCCACCGCGCCCGCGTCATGGAGAAGATGGCGGCCGACAGCCTGTCCGTTCTGGTGCGGATGGTGCTGGAGCTGGAGGAATCCGGGCGGCTGGTCCATGACGGCGACGACGAGCCGGAAACCGCCTGA
- a CDS encoding response regulator transcription factor yields the protein MTKGVVYIVDDDEAIRDALGWLFQSRGVTAECFSSAEGFLAAWSPGCSGCLVLDIRMEGMTGLELFDRLCEMGAKLPVIFLTGHGDVPMAVSALKKGARDFVEKPFNDNELVDKVIEALAWESQRLASDADAASLAQRLENLTLRERQVMDKVLAGKLNKVIADDLGITMRTVEVHRAHLFEKMGVKTAVELAQLLSSRR from the coding sequence ATGACCAAGGGCGTGGTCTATATTGTTGATGACGACGAGGCGATTCGCGACGCCTTGGGCTGGCTGTTCCAGTCGCGCGGCGTCACCGCCGAATGCTTCTCTTCGGCCGAGGGCTTCCTGGCCGCCTGGAGCCCGGGATGCAGCGGCTGTCTGGTGCTGGATATCCGCATGGAAGGCATGACCGGGCTGGAACTGTTCGACCGGCTGTGCGAGATGGGCGCCAAGCTGCCGGTGATCTTCCTGACCGGCCACGGCGACGTGCCCATGGCGGTGTCCGCCCTGAAGAAGGGGGCCCGCGACTTCGTCGAGAAGCCGTTCAACGACAATGAACTGGTGGACAAGGTGATCGAGGCCCTGGCCTGGGAGTCCCAGCGCCTGGCCAGCGACGCCGACGCCGCATCCCTGGCGCAGCGCCTGGAAAACCTGACGCTGCGCGAGCGGCAGGTGATGGACAAGGTCCTGGCCGGCAAGCTCAACAAGGTCATTGCCGACGATCTGGGGATCACCATGCGCACCGTCGAAGTCCATCGCGCTCATCTTTTCGAGAAGATGGGAGTGAAGACCGCCGTGGAACTGGCCCAGCTTCTTTCTTCGCGGCGTTAG